One genomic region from Muriicola soli encodes:
- the ykgO gene encoding type B 50S ribosomal protein L36, giving the protein MKVRASIKKRSADCKIVRRKGRLYVINKKNPRFKQRQG; this is encoded by the coding sequence ATGAAAGTAAGAGCATCGATAAAGAAAAGAAGTGCCGACTGCAAAATTGTTCGCAGGAAAGGCAGGTTGTACGTAATTAATAAGAAGAATCCCAGATTCAAACAAAGACAAGGGTAA
- the infA gene encoding translation initiation factor IF-1, with translation MAKQAAIEQDGSIIEALSNAMFRVELENGHVVTAHISGKMRMHYIKLLPGDKVKLEMSPYDLSKARITYRY, from the coding sequence ATGGCCAAACAAGCAGCAATAGAGCAGGATGGAAGTATCATAGAGGCCTTGTCCAATGCCATGTTCAGAGTTGAACTTGAAAACGGACACGTGGTTACTGCTCATATCTCGGGAAAAATGCGCATGCATTATATTAAATTATTGCCCGGGGATAAAGTGAAACTTGAGATGAGTCCTTACGATTTGAGTAAGGCCAGAATTACATATAGATATTAA
- the secY gene encoding preprotein translocase subunit SecY, producing MKKFFEIISNIWKIEELRNRILMTLGLLLVYRFGAQVVLPGIDTSQLAALSSNTEQGILGILNAFTGGAFANASVFALGIMPYISASIVVQLMGIAVPYLQKLDKEGESGRKTKNQITRWLTIGICIVQAPAYLYSLGALGVPDSAFLLGKGLGFIVPSVIILVTGCVFAMWLGEKITDKGIGNGISLLIMIGIIATMPQAFVQEAITRWDGNGGPMLILVEVILWFVVILASVLLVMATRRIPVQYARRSASGGYEKNIMGSRQYIPLKLNASGVMPIIFAQAIMFAPGLLGRTFNDTAIGQWMEVQFQDIFGLAYNILFALLIIIFTYFYTAITVPTNKMADDLKRSGGFIPGIRPGKETGSFLDKIMSLITLPGSIFLAFLAVLPAIVVKLMDIQAGWALFYGGTSLLIMVGVAIDTVQQVNAYLLNRHYDGLMKTGKNRKVA from the coding sequence ATGAAGAAATTTTTTGAGATCATATCTAATATCTGGAAGATAGAAGAGCTGAGGAACAGGATACTGATGACCCTCGGCCTTTTACTTGTCTACCGTTTTGGTGCACAGGTGGTACTTCCTGGTATTGATACCTCACAACTGGCAGCCTTATCTTCAAATACAGAACAAGGTATTCTGGGGATTCTGAATGCATTTACAGGAGGAGCATTCGCCAATGCTTCTGTTTTTGCCCTCGGGATCATGCCTTATATCTCAGCATCTATTGTAGTGCAGTTGATGGGGATTGCGGTGCCATATCTTCAGAAGCTAGACAAAGAAGGAGAAAGCGGACGGAAGACCAAAAATCAGATCACCAGATGGTTAACTATCGGTATCTGTATTGTTCAGGCTCCTGCATATTTGTACAGTCTCGGGGCTCTTGGAGTACCTGATAGCGCCTTTTTACTCGGAAAAGGACTCGGGTTTATTGTCCCTTCAGTGATTATCCTGGTGACGGGCTGTGTCTTCGCCATGTGGTTGGGAGAAAAGATTACGGATAAGGGGATTGGAAATGGGATTTCACTCCTTATTATGATCGGAATTATTGCAACTATGCCTCAGGCATTTGTGCAGGAAGCAATTACCAGATGGGACGGCAATGGGGGGCCAATGCTGATTCTCGTTGAAGTGATACTCTGGTTCGTAGTTATTTTGGCAAGTGTCTTACTCGTCATGGCCACACGCAGAATCCCTGTGCAGTATGCCAGAAGATCGGCTTCCGGGGGATACGAAAAGAATATTATGGGGAGCAGGCAGTATATCCCTCTGAAGTTGAACGCTTCCGGGGTAATGCCAATCATCTTTGCTCAGGCCATCATGTTTGCACCGGGCTTACTTGGCCGGACTTTCAATGATACCGCAATTGGGCAGTGGATGGAAGTTCAATTTCAGGATATCTTCGGTTTGGCATACAATATATTGTTTGCCTTGCTGATCATCATATTTACCTATTTCTACACCGCTATAACGGTACCTACCAATAAAATGGCAGATGACCTCAAAAGAAGTGGTGGATTTATTCCCGGCATCAGACCAGGAAAGGAAACAGGTAGTTTTTTAGATAAAATAATGTCATTGATCACGCTACCCGGTTCAATATTTCTAGCCTTTTTGGCTGTATTACCGGCTATCGTAGTGAAGTTAATGGACATTCAGGCAGGATGGGCGCTGTTTTACGGCGGAACCTCTCTGCTGATTATGGTAGGAGTTGCTATCGATACGGTACAACAAGTAAATGCCTACCTATTAAACCGTCACTATGACGGCCTAATGAAAACAGGTAAGAACAGAAAAGTAGCATAA
- the rplO gene encoding 50S ribosomal protein L15, which yields MNLSNLKPAKGSVHKDGKTIGRGQGSGKGGTATRGHKGAKSRSGYSKKIGFEGGQMPLQRRVPKFGFTNINRVEYRGINLNKLQDLVDEGKVKKEVTLENLIENNLAGKNDLVKILGGGELKASLKITVHKFTASAKKAIEAAGGEAITL from the coding sequence ATGAATTTAAGCAATTTAAAACCAGCAAAAGGTTCTGTTCACAAGGATGGCAAAACCATCGGTAGAGGCCAGGGATCCGGAAAAGGCGGTACTGCCACCAGGGGTCATAAAGGGGCGAAGTCCCGTTCTGGTTACTCCAAGAAAATTGGTTTCGAAGGTGGACAAATGCCATTACAGCGCAGGGTTCCCAAATTTGGATTTACCAATATCAACCGGGTAGAATACCGGGGTATTAATCTCAATAAACTCCAGGACCTAGTTGATGAAGGTAAGGTGAAAAAAGAAGTCACCCTGGAAAACCTTATCGAAAATAATCTAGCCGGGAAGAATGATTTGGTAAAAATTCTCGGGGGAGGTGAATTAAAGGCTTCCTTGAAAATAACAGTACACAAGTTTACCGCCAGTGCCAAGAAAGCGATCGAAGCTGCTGGAGGAGAAGCGATAACACTATAA
- the rpmD gene encoding 50S ribosomal protein L30, whose amino-acid sequence MGKIKVTQVKSGIKRTQNQKRTLEALGLRKIGQEVVHNDTPNILGMINKVKHLVSTEEA is encoded by the coding sequence ATGGGAAAGATAAAAGTAACACAGGTAAAAAGCGGTATCAAAAGAACTCAGAATCAAAAGAGGACACTTGAAGCGCTCGGGCTGCGTAAAATTGGACAAGAGGTTGTTCACAACGATACGCCTAACATCCTTGGGATGATCAATAAAGTTAAACATTTGGTTTCTACAGAAGAAGCTTAA
- the rpsE gene encoding 30S ribosomal protein S5, giving the protein MYGKYKNVETVKPGGLELKDRLVGVQRVTKVTKGGRAFGFSAIVVVGDENGVVGHGLGKSKDVATAIAKAIEDAKKNLIRIPLNKGTVPHEQKGKYGGARVYIQPASHGTGVIAGGAVRAVLESVGVQDVLSKSQGSSNPHNVVKATFDALLQLRDAKTVAMQRGIAMEKVFKG; this is encoded by the coding sequence ATGTACGGCAAATACAAGAATGTAGAAACAGTTAAACCCGGAGGCCTTGAACTTAAAGACCGTCTGGTAGGCGTTCAGAGGGTAACCAAGGTAACCAAGGGAGGTAGAGCATTTGGTTTCTCTGCCATCGTGGTTGTCGGGGATGAAAACGGTGTAGTTGGTCATGGTTTGGGTAAGTCCAAGGATGTCGCTACTGCCATCGCCAAGGCTATTGAAGATGCCAAAAAGAATCTGATTCGTATTCCTTTAAACAAGGGCACAGTGCCCCACGAACAAAAAGGAAAATACGGAGGAGCAAGGGTATACATTCAACCTGCTTCTCATGGTACTGGGGTAATTGCCGGTGGTGCCGTAAGGGCGGTATTGGAATCTGTTGGGGTACAGGATGTATTGTCAAAATCTCAGGGATCATCCAACCCTCACAATGTGGTAAAAGCTACTTTTGACGCCTTATTGCAATTAAGAGATGCCAAAACGGTAGCTATGCAGCGAGGAATTGCCATGGAAAAAGTCTTTAAAGGATAA
- the rplR gene encoding 50S ribosomal protein L18 → MGLSKTERRERIRKRIRKISFGTSERPRLSVYRSNSEIYAQVIDDNEGKTLVAASSRDKELSKSKGTKMEIAALVGKALAEKAKKAGIETVAFDRGGNLYHGRVKSLAEGAREGGLKF, encoded by the coding sequence ATGGGATTGTCAAAAACAGAAAGACGAGAGCGCATCCGAAAAAGGATCAGAAAGATTTCCTTCGGAACCTCAGAGAGACCTAGACTGTCTGTATACAGAAGTAACAGCGAGATCTATGCACAGGTAATCGATGACAACGAAGGTAAAACCCTGGTTGCAGCTTCGTCACGAGACAAGGAATTGAGTAAAAGCAAAGGAACGAAAATGGAAATCGCAGCTCTGGTAGGGAAGGCCCTGGCCGAAAAAGCGAAAAAAGCCGGAATTGAGACTGTAGCTTTTGACCGTGGAGGCAATCTTTACCACGGGCGAGTAAAATCATTGGCCGAAGGTGCCAGAGAAGGTGGATTAAAATTTTAA
- the rplF gene encoding 50S ribosomal protein L6, giving the protein MSRIGNNPIAIPEGTSVEVNDNIITVKGKLGELTQEFSAVEIKIEDAQVWITRPSDSKEHKAKHGLYRSLVYNMIEGVSKGWTKELELVGVGYRASNQGQKLDLALGFSHNIVFDLAPEVKVETTSEKGKNPTIKLTSYDKQLIGQIAAKIRSFRKPEPYKGKGIKFVGEQLRRKAGKSA; this is encoded by the coding sequence ATGTCTAGAATAGGTAACAATCCGATAGCGATCCCAGAAGGAACATCCGTAGAGGTCAATGATAACATCATTACCGTAAAAGGGAAGCTGGGTGAACTTACTCAGGAATTCTCCGCAGTCGAGATCAAGATAGAAGACGCCCAAGTTTGGATTACAAGGCCTTCTGATTCTAAGGAACACAAGGCAAAACACGGTCTGTACAGATCTTTGGTTTACAACATGATTGAAGGAGTGTCTAAGGGTTGGACTAAGGAATTGGAATTGGTAGGTGTAGGATACAGGGCCAGCAATCAGGGTCAGAAATTGGATCTTGCCCTTGGGTTTTCGCACAACATTGTTTTTGACCTCGCACCAGAAGTGAAGGTTGAAACCACTTCGGAAAAAGGTAAAAACCCTACCATTAAATTAACATCGTACGACAAGCAATTGATCGGGCAAATTGCAGCCAAAATACGTTCGTTCCGCAAACCTGAACCTTACAAAGGAAAAGGAATCAAATTTGTCGGAGAACAATTGAGAAGAAAAGCAGGTAAATCAGCATAA
- the rpsH gene encoding 30S ribosomal protein S8, which yields MLTDPISDYLTRVRNASRAGHRVVEVPASNLKKEITKILFDQGYILSYKFEEDKVQGTIKIALKYDKQTKEPVIKKIQRISKPGLRKYAASDDMPRVLNGLGVAIVSTSHGVMTSKRAKKENVGGEVLCYVY from the coding sequence ATGTTAACAGATCCTATATCAGATTATTTGACAAGAGTTAGAAACGCCAGTAGGGCGGGTCACAGGGTTGTTGAGGTGCCAGCTTCCAATCTTAAAAAAGAGATCACTAAGATTTTGTTTGACCAGGGGTATATCCTGAGCTACAAATTCGAGGAAGATAAAGTACAGGGCACAATAAAAATTGCTCTGAAATACGATAAGCAGACCAAAGAGCCTGTGATTAAAAAAATTCAGCGTATCAGTAAGCCGGGATTGCGTAAGTACGCAGCATCCGATGATATGCCGAGGGTTTTAAATGGTTTGGGGGTTGCAATAGTCTCCACTTCTCACGGAGTGATGACCAGCAAGCGGGCCAAGAAAGAAAATGTTGGCGGTGAAGTGCTCTGCTACGTTTATTAA
- the rpsN gene encoding 30S ribosomal protein S14 has translation MAKESMKARERKRAKTVAKYAEKRKALKEAGDYEALQKLPRDASPVRMHNRCKLTGRPKGYMRTFGLSRVMFREMANKGLIPGVKKASW, from the coding sequence ATGGCTAAAGAATCAATGAAAGCCCGTGAACGTAAAAGGGCAAAAACAGTAGCAAAATACGCTGAGAAGAGAAAAGCCCTTAAAGAGGCAGGCGATTACGAGGCATTACAAAAATTGCCCAGAGACGCTTCTCCGGTGCGTATGCACAATCGTTGCAAGCTCACAGGAAGACCTAAAGGATACATGAGAACTTTTGGTTTGTCCAGGGTAATGTTCAGGGAAATGGCCAACAAAGGGTTGATTCCGGGAGTTAAAAAAGCAAGTTGGTAA
- the rplE gene encoding 50S ribosomal protein L5, with protein MTYVPRLKKEYKERVIKALQDEFGYKNIMEVPKLKKIVVSRGVGAAVADKKLIDHAVEELTNITGQRAVSTISKKDVASFKLRKGMPIGAKVTLRGERMYEFLDRLVTTALPRVRDFQGIRATGFDGRGNYNLGVTEQIIFPEINIDKINRINGMDITFVTSAETDKEAQSLLAELGLPFKKN; from the coding sequence ATGACTTACGTTCCAAGATTAAAGAAAGAATACAAAGAGCGCGTAATCAAGGCGCTGCAGGACGAGTTCGGGTACAAGAATATTATGGAAGTGCCTAAATTGAAGAAGATCGTTGTAAGCAGAGGTGTAGGTGCCGCTGTGGCCGACAAGAAGCTTATTGACCATGCGGTTGAAGAACTCACCAATATTACCGGACAAAGGGCGGTATCCACGATCTCTAAAAAGGATGTGGCGTCTTTTAAACTGAGAAAAGGAATGCCTATCGGGGCGAAAGTTACCTTAAGAGGTGAGAGAATGTATGAATTTCTCGATCGATTGGTAACTACGGCTTTACCCAGGGTAAGAGATTTCCAGGGAATCAGGGCTACCGGATTTGACGGCAGGGGAAATTACAACCTCGGAGTTACCGAACAGATCATTTTTCCTGAAATAAATATTGATAAGATCAACCGGATCAACGGAATGGATATCACTTTTGTGACCAGCGCTGAAACCGATAAAGAAGCACAATCCCTCTTGGCAGAATTGGGACTACCTTTTAAAAAGAATTAG